In the Zingiber officinale cultivar Zhangliang chromosome 5A, Zo_v1.1, whole genome shotgun sequence genome, AAAAGGCTACATTGCACTAGTTAATTCCTGAtgaatacataaatataaaatacaacatAATGTTGAAATATGGGAGTGAAAGCATACATGGCCATGCTGGTCTCCATCACCAAACAACTGACAAGGTGATAAGAAATGAGAACAAAACTTTCCTAATGTAAAAGACACCTGGAACAGATATTAAAGCATACTGCATGGACCAGTGTAACTGTATAATAGATTGTCATAGGATTTCGACATGTATGAGAACCTATACTATTAGGTACTGGATGTCAATGGTGGCATAGATcatcttttctaaatcttaaaCCACACTGAAGATAGGAGTGCATATTATGCAGATTTCAAAATTGTCATTTTGCAAAGTTCAACTAAACCATTTTATCACTATGACAGTATTCCAATTTCCAACAGCATTTAAAGTGCGCATCATATTATATCAGCAAAAGAAAGCCTACAaacaattttgttatttttttggtATGTTTATGAAGAGTCATTCACAAAATTAATAAACTGAGAGATGCACATTTACACAGCAACATCACATGTATTTATGAACTTCATATAGGACAAATATACATACATTGGAGTCTGATGTGAAGTTGAAATGCTGAAACAATATAGCAACAACCAAGTAGACAAATCCAATAACAATGCCCAAAGATTCAggcctgaaaaaaaaaattgtgtttaTTATGATTTTCTTTATGCATAATATGATGGAATATCAATAAGAGAATAAGTATGTCTAGAAATCCATAAATATTTAATGCACTATACAGATTCATATATATTTAATCCATAATAACTTCTCCATTCAGTAAGCTCACGCAAGAAGTCTTCGTTAATAGCTAGTGAAAATACGttgatattttataaatattttatgtgagagtttaaatgaaaaaaaaaaactatattaaGTGATTTCTAATCAAGTAAAATACCACAGCactagaaaataaacatttcgaatttgaattcagtagcttaaaattaaacaaaaaaaatgaaaataaaattttcataaaaatctaAAACACTTCTTCAGCAATAAATCAGCCTATTTTCTCAGTTATTTAGCTATTTCTGTACTGAAATCTACAAATATTGTCCAACCTAAAGACTATTACTACATATTTATGCATAAGAGAAGCCAACTTTTGAAACAAATAAAAGATAGACAAACCAAAACAAAGTAAATGATCATCAGTTTAGTTATGTTGATGGTTGAAGTCTCCATGATGTGTCTCTCCATTATCGGGCAGCTTAACAATGTCAGCAAGTTCAATGCATAAATTGAAATAGCCCCAACTTGATGAATAACTTAAAACATTAACCAAGGAAGACATAATACTCAGGTGATACCTTAATTCTTATGTATAGCAGATTCAAATGtcaataatttatatataatatggAGACTTCATACTGCTTATCATTATGGCAACCTCAACAAATAAGAAACCAACCCATTAAAGCCTCGATATGAATATTTTGTGTGAACGGGTAGCTTCAATTCAAATGGCCAAAGCTAGTCAACTAGGACAAAAGCAGTTTCACCTAAATTGAATCTTCTCTTTCAAgttggataaaaataaaaaactgcATTCAACTCTACTAGTTCTAAGAAGTAAATGTTTGCACTAATTTAGAAGTTTGAAGACCATAGAATTCCCGATTGTGTTCAAGACATTATGCTCTGGGGTAACTTACAAGActgaagtctaacaaagtcagtCAGCGTATTAGATCTAGTCTTCTTAACGTAAGATGTGGAAAGTGGAAATGCTTGTGTCTCTACGGTCAAACATAAGACACATACTTTATTTAGGTAAAATGAAGTAAATTTAATCGCCACTTTTTATAAACTCGGAAATTTACAATAAATTTCATGCAATCAACTTGCAGGAAGTCAGAAATTAGCGAAATTAAGATCAAGCAGGCGAACGAAAAGGCAAAAAAGTTCATCAAGGTAAGAAGTCTAATTAAGAAAATCAAGGTAGAAAGCAAGGAGGGGAAAACCAACACTTTGATGGATCCCTGCTGAGTCCCCTTCTTATTGATGTCAAACCCGAAGAGATTTCGGCGCAGCACGTAGCGTGCCGCCACGGGGATCATTCGCAGCGCCACGACGAAGGCGCCGAAGCTCATGGCGGCACTTATGGAGATGGATCTACGCAATTCGGGCTCGATCTGGTAGTGCACGAAGACGAGGTAAAAGAATGGGAGGAAAAACGCGGCGGCGGTTGGGACGATGATGCCAAGTTTCGGCGGAGCTAGGGGCGGGTCTTCCACAGGCAGCGGTTTGTTTTCCTTAGCCGAGATCGGCTGCTGGACCTCTACAGTTTTCGAGGAGGGCTTCCGGCGAGTCGCCATGGCGGCAGCGGTGGGTCGTCGACTCGTCGGGAAGCCGAAGGGAAGGGAGAACGGAACGAATAAGGAAGAAGTGAGAGAAAGATGTCCACGCGGCGGCCGGTTAGTGGGCGCTCGACGTGTCAAAAGGGCATTAAAAAGAGTGGACCCACTAATATGGGGCCATGACGGCTATTGGGTGCGAAATGAGATCAGACGTGGCAAACGGTCAGACCGTCCGCTGCCCAATTCGTCTTGTCTTGCGGGTTGAAAAACTGAGCCGGGTCAGATCGGGCTGAATCAAAACATTATCTACAAATTGAGTCGGACTGAATCAACGGTTAAAATATTCGATAGAGTTAAGATCCgactcttttctcttctcttcaattttttttttaaataactaattTATAACTTAGCCATTAAAATCATTGAcaatttgaaaagcatttcatAATTCTGaaactttcaaaatatttcaaaaaaaaaaaaatccagtgTCTAATTTGATGTTATCTGAGTACTTACAGTTACGGAGATATAGTAGAGTTAAATCCCACAGAACTTTGATTGGAACTATTCGTATTGAGACTTCCACTGCCAACCACACTGCTTTCTTCTTGTTGCACCCTTCTTCTTTTCGACCTGTTCTtggcatcttcttccttctcatcaATGAAAGAGAAGAACCTCTGCAGGCTGCCCACCGCGGAAGAATTGGCCTCCTCCGTGGGACAGTGGCGAAGATATTGGCAAATCACGGTTACGAAATATATGAGCAAAGCAAGAACACACGTCATTCCACATATCAAAAACAGACCCAAGAAGCTTCTTATTTGGAGGGATTCAGAATCGAGCTCGTTGATGTCGGAGCTGCACACGTCCGTGCTCAGCCACTTGTCGTGGATTCGTTGGAGATCGCCGTTCTCTGACAGCGTAAGGATCGCAGTAGAGAAGTCGACGGCTAAAGGAGAGTCCCTCGGAAATGCCTAGGAGAATGATGAATGAAGTCAAACACACAGGCTAAGATTCATGCAAACTGAACACGATGATTGAACTTCTTATGTAACTTACGAATCCCCAGCCGTTTCGGGTAAATTCTGATCCTACCACAGCAAACTTGCATTGAGTCGAGAGAAAGAGCTGGATATAGGGCAGCTCATCCACCACAGCGGCAACACCTCCATTGTTTGGTCCAAGCTCAAGTGCTCTTGCGTAGTCTTCAGGGGGACCAAGAGCGATTAGTCTGGACCTCGAAATGCCAAGCTCCTCGGCGAGATAGTTTTCAGTAAATGAACCGCCTTGGAACCCTATAGGCTCATCGCTAGCAATCAAGTTATCAATGCCTGTTACTGGCGATTGCAGATGTTGGACAGTTAGAATTGAGGTCAGATTCGCTGTGTAGCTCGACTGAATTATCAGCACGACGAAGAGCCATATTATGAGGATCATACGCCCTGTAGCGCTTACAGTGTTTTCCCCTGTGAACAAACAGAGAAATCTGAATATTCAAGGCACGAGAATGCTGATCCTAGTTACTGAAGATCACGTAGGGTTCACTTACTGTGTGCAAAGAATAGAGTTGAGAAGCTGAACCTGCAAAGCCATCGGAGATCGCATGGTGTCAAAGttcaaatgaattaaaatgcTTATTCTTGTGTGAGATCAAGTTCAAATGAACACTAACCAAAACACAGTAACTATCTGTTTTCTAGGAGGGCCACGGAATTCATCGTTGAGCCGGTGCTCGAGGATCCAAATCACTGCTCCTATTACAAGTAAGGAGATCGCCGTGACACACCACATTTCCCAAGTAAACGGCTGCAAGAAAGACCATGCGCCGGAGTTAGTCTTTTTCATGGCGGTCAGTAGTACAAGCCCAGATTCAGCATATGGCTGTGTAAAATCGACAATCTTAGTTCGATTTGTTACTATGGTCATGTCACCAACGGCAGCATCAAATTCCTACAAGAAGCAAAGATTCATCATGCTCAGTAAGTTTCTTCTTAGTGCTATATAGTAATCTGAAAAACCAATATCTTCATTGAATTGTTTTTGCAGAACCATTTTTTCCTTAAGACTTACACCCAATGCAACCATTTCAGCGAGCTTCGCATAGCTGGGATTCTCATGGCCATTTCCGTAGGGTAAGAATCTGTAGGGAAGAGGATAAGGCAACAAGTTGACTGCAGCAGTGAACACGTCTATACAGAAACCTTTGATGTCGTTGCCATCTGATGATACTGAAACAAATTGTCTGAAACTAAATCTTTTTGGAACTCCAATTCTCAGTTCCTTTCCATTGTTAGGGAAGACCCATCCGCGAGGTTTGGCCATGGTATCACCGGGCCAAATCACATTGAGCAGTTGTTGATTTGAAGTGGAAAGATTTGCTGGTTTTTCATACAACTTTTCAGGAGATACAATTGACAAACCAGAATAATTTGACCAGTAACCAATTGTTCTCCACCCAGTTCCTATTATATTGAGCAAATCATAGGCTGGTTGAATCAGATTCCTTTCATGATCAAACTGGAATTTACCAGTTACACCATCAAAACTTGTGCTGAGAATCTTGTCCAGCAAAACCTGTCCCTGATCAAACACACTCATGGCCTCGAGATGTAGGCTCCCTCCCTCCGTGTCAAGCAAATTCGAGTCATTAGAAAATGAAACCCTCCCTCCATCGCTGAAAAAGGCATCCAATGCATGAGAAACCAACCAAACAGTATCGTAAGCATACAGTCCATAAGAGTTCAACTTGAAATTTTCAGCCTTCTCATTCTTGATTAGTTGGCTCCATCTTGAAATTAGCATGTTCTTGAGCTTTGAATCTGCAGTATGCTGGCGCAGTGAAAGAACTCCTTGCATTGTCTCCATAGTTGTTGCATCCAACGGCGCGGAAGAATCTAACAGAGAAGAAAGCCAATCTGTTGCTATCCAAACATACCCATTCGACATCATACCGAGGTATCTTGCTGTCGAGAAAATTTTGATACCGATATCTGGGCTCACATGTAGGACAATAATCCTTGAACCCATGAGTGCAACCTTCACCAACAAGTCCATGATGTCGCTTGATGTAGCCCCGGGCCGCAATGCAGCCTTGCATGATATCATGTGGCGCTTTTCTGCAAGCTTATCTCCGAGAGAAGTTACTCCATTTCGACCATGATCATCGTCGATGAAGATTGCTATAACCTGGTTCCACTGATAATGATCGACTAGATCAGCAACAGCAGCCATTTGGAAGTGGTCACTTTGGATGCTCCGGACAAAGAAGGGATATTGCAGAGAGTTAAGTGTGGGATCCGTTGCAGCAAAGGACACAAGAGGGACTTGGAGCTCATTCGAAACATGCGAAATGACATGAGCAATCACAGACGACTGCGGGCCAATGATGGCAACAATGTCCGTCTCCATGAACTGCAAGGCTGTGCAAGTcaaatccaagaagaaacaatgagTCCATATTGTTAGAGCTCACTCAGGCATTTCAACAAACAGGCAATGTGCTATGCACCTTGAACAACGCCTATGAGGTTGTTGCAATTGGAGTCTTGCATTACAACAGCAAGTTTGGTGCCTCGGAGAATGCTTGGATCTGCATTGACGTCTCTCACTGCAGCATCAATTGCAACCTTGGCAACTCTTCCAATGGTGGTATTGTGTGAAAAAATGGCACCAACGTGCACTGTAGCAGGCCTCATGGTGGAGTCATTCATATTGAGG is a window encoding:
- the LOC121980905 gene encoding glutamate receptor 3.1-like — protein: MKLALLLFLAIFLNLFLSGLNMNDSTMRPATVHVGAIFSHNTTIGRVAKVAIDAAVRDVNADPSILRGTKLAVVMQDSNCNNLIGVVQALQFMETDIVAIIGPQSSVIAHVISHVSNELQVPLVSFAATDPTLNSLQYPFFVRSIQSDHFQMAAVADLVDHYQWNQVIAIFIDDDHGRNGVTSLGDKLAEKRHMISCKAALRPGATSSDIMDLLVKVALMGSRIIVLHVSPDIGIKIFSTARYLGMMSNGYVWIATDWLSSLLDSSAPLDATTMETMQGVLSLRQHTADSKLKNMLISRWSQLIKNEKAENFKLNSYGLYAYDTVWLVSHALDAFFSDGGRVSFSNDSNLLDTEGGSLHLEAMSVFDQGQVLLDKILSTSFDGVTGKFQFDHERNLIQPAYDLLNIIGTGWRTIGYWSNYSGLSIVSPEKLYEKPANLSTSNQQLLNVIWPGDTMAKPRGWVFPNNGKELRIGVPKRFSFRQFVSVSSDGNDIKGFCIDVFTAAVNLLPYPLPYRFLPYGNGHENPSYAKLAEMVALGEFDAAVGDMTIVTNRTKIVDFTQPYAESGLVLLTAMKKTNSGAWSFLQPFTWEMWCVTAISLLVIGAVIWILEHRLNDEFRGPPRKQIVTVFWFSFSTLFFAHRENTVSATGRMILIIWLFVVLIIQSSYTANLTSILTVQHLQSPVTGIDNLIASDEPIGFQGGSFTENYLAEELGISRSRLIALGPPEDYARALELGPNNGGVAAVVDELPYIQLFLSTQCKFAVVGSEFTRNGWGFAFPRDSPLAVDFSTAILTLSENGDLQRIHDKWLSTDVCSSDINELDSESLQIRSFLGLFLICGMTCVLALLIYFVTVICQYLRHCPTEEANSSAVGSLQRFFSFIDEKEEDAKNRSKRRRVQQEESSVVGSGSLNTNSSNQSSVGFNSTISP